One genomic window of Saccopteryx bilineata isolate mSacBil1 chromosome 4, mSacBil1_pri_phased_curated, whole genome shotgun sequence includes the following:
- the LOC136335002 gene encoding histone-lysine N-methyltransferase PRDM9-like, whose product MDSEAARTRRKETEVKMYSLRERKGHVHQEVSKPQDDDYLYCEKCQNFFTDSCDVHGPPTFVKDSAVDKGHPNHAVLTLPPGLRIRPSGIPEAGLGVWNEASALPVGLHFGPYQGQITEDEEAGNKGYSWQITKGRNCHEYVDGKDESWANWMRYVNWDDEEQNLVAFQYHRQIFYRTCRVIRPDCELMVGYSDEFGEKLGIKCGSKQKRELTAAGAEPKPEIHPCPSCSLAFSSQKFFTQHVKRSHPNEILPGTSTRKQLQSKDLCPEHPNQQQQHTDTHSWDDKAEGQEVKEKSRPLLKRTRQRSISRAFFKPPEGHMGSSSEQERMMQEVPSTGQEVNSVDTGKVSMGVGMSGFVAVKYGECGQDFEDKSHILRHHRTHSEEKPYVCRECERGFAQKSHLLIHQRTHSGEKPYVCRECEQGFAQKSHLLIHQRTHSGEKPYVCRECERGFAQKSHLLIHQSTHSGEKPYVCGVCERGFARKSDLLRHQRTHTGEKPYVCKQCERGFTLKSNLLTHLRTHSGEKPYVCGECERGFAQKSHLLRHQRTHSSEKPYVCRVCDQGFARKSHLLTHMKTHSGQKPYVCRECERGYTFKSALLRHQRTHSGKKPYVCRECERGFARKSHLLRHQRTHSGEKPYVCRECDQGFAEKSTLLRHNRTHSGEKPYVCRECERGFTRKSVLLTHLMTHSGEKPYVCRECEQGFARKFQLLRHQRIHSGEKPYVCRECKQGLT is encoded by the exons ATGGACTCAGAGGCAGCGAG aaccaggagaaaggagactgaagtaaagatgtatagcctacgagaaagaaaaggccatgtgcACCAAGAGGTCAGCAAACCCCAGGACGATGACTACCTCT ATTGTGAGAAGTGTCAGAACTTCTTCACTGACAGTTGTGACGTGCATGGGCCccctacatttgtaaaagacagtgcagtggataaggggcaTCCGAACCATGCAGTCCTCACTCTGCCccctgggttgagaatcagaccatcgggcatccctgaggctgggcttggagtgtggaatgaggcatctgctctgccagtgggtctgcactttggcccttatcagggccagatcacagaagatgaagaaGCAGGCAACAAGGGATACTCCTGGCAG atCACTAAAGGGAGAAACTGCCATGAGTATGTGGATGGGAAGGATGAATCCTGGGCCAACTGGATGAG gtatgtgaactgggatgatgaagagcagaacctggtggcctttcagtatcACAGGCAGATTTTCTACCGAACCTGTCGGGTAATCAGGCCAGACTGTGAGCTGATGGTCGGGTACAGTGATGAGTTTGGCGAGAAGCTGGGCATCAAGTGCGGCagcaagcagaagagagagcTCACAGCAGCTGGAG CAGAACCAAAGCCAGAGATACATCCGTGTCCCTCATGctctctggccttctccagtcAGAAATTCTTCACACAGCATGTGAAACGCAGTCACCCCAATGAGATTCTCCCAGGAACATCTACAAGAAAACAGCTCCAATCAAAGGATCTCTGCCCAGAGCATCCAAATCAGCAGCAGCAACATACTGATACACACAGCTGggatgacaaagctgaaggtcaagaggtcaaagaaaagtccagaCCTTTGCTTAAAAGGACCAGGCAGAGGAGTATTTCAAGGGCCTTTTTCAAACCTCCTGAAGGACACATGGGAAgctctagtgagcaagagagaatgatgCAGGAAGTGCCCAGCACAGGCCAGGAAGTAAATTCAGTGGACACAGGCAAAGTATCTATGGGAGTGGGAATGTCAGGATTTGTAGCTGTCAAGTATGGAGAGTGTGGGCAAGACTTTGAAGATAAGTCACATATTCTCAGACACCACAGGACACACTCagaggagaagccctatgtttgcagggagtgtgaacgaggctttgcacagaagtcacatctcctcatacaccagaggacacattcaggggagaaaccctatgtttgcagggagtgtgagcaaggctttgcacagaagtcacatctcctcatacaccaaaggacacactcaggggagaaaccctatgtttgcagggagtgtgagcgaggctttgcaCAGAAGTCACATCTTCTCATACACCAAAGCACACACTCAggtgagaaaccctatgtttgcggGGTGTGTGAGCGTGGCTTTGCACGGAAGTcagatctcctcagacaccagaggacacacacaggggagaagccctatgtttgcaagcagtgtgagcgaggctttacactGAAGTCAAATCTCCTCACACAcctgaggacacactcaggggagaagccctatgtttgcggggagtgtgagcgaggctttgcccagaagtcacatctcctcagacaccagagaacacactcaagtgagaagccctatgtttgcagggtgtgTGACCAAGGCTTTGCACGGAAGTCTCATCTCCTCACACACATGAAGACACACTCAGggcagaagccctatgtttgtagggagtgtgagcgaggctatACATTTAAGTCagctctcctcagacaccagagaacacactcaggaaagaagccctatgtttgcagggagtgtgagcgaggctttgcccggaagtcacatctcctcagacaccagagaacacactcaggggaaaagccctatgtttgcagggagtgtgaccAAGGCTTTGCagagaagtcaactctcctcagacacaacaggacacactcaggggagaagccctatgtttgcagggagtgtgaacgaggctttaCACGGAAGTCTGTTCTACTCACACACCTGatgacacactcaggggagaagccctatgtttgtagggagtgtgagcaaggctttgCAAGGAAATTCcagctcctcagacaccagagaatacactcaggggagaagccctatgtttgcagggagtgtaagCAAGGCTTAACATAG